GCCCGTGTCTTGCACCGTAAACACTGCCTCTTCTCCACGCAATTGCCAATAAATATCGATACAGCCTTTTGCCGGGGTATAGCGCACAGCGTTGCTGGTCAGATTGCTCAATGCGCTCAACAACTCGTTGTAGCTGCCGCGAATGTTAACCTCTGTCTCTAGGTGCAAACGTACCGTATGCTGCCCCTGACTTAGGGCCTGTGCATCCTTGAGCAGCAAATTCAGTATTGCCGGCATGGCGATATCGGCTTCATCTTTGAGTGTCACGTTATTTTCTAAACGAGACAAGGTGAGCAGATCTTCAATGATGCGGCGCATACGCGTGGTCTGTGATTGCATCATGTCAAAATAAGGCTGGATATCGGGCGAAATCTCCCCTTGCATATCGCCGATGGTTTCAAGAAAACCACCAATCACGGTCAGTGGTGTTCGCAACTCATGCGACACATTCGCGATAAAGTCACGTCGCATCACTTCTGTTTTTTCAATCGCAGACACATCACGGCAAATCAGCAAGCGCTGTTTGCTTGCAAAGGGAATAATCTGTAATTCAAGCGTGATATCCGGACTGCGCCAAGATTTAAGTTTGAGCGGCTCACTGTAATCCTCCGCCTGCAAATATTGCACAAACTCGGCCTGCCTAACCAAGTAATAAATCGGCTGACTTTCATCGTGATGGCGTTTGAGTCCCAGACGCTGAATCGCTGGCTCGTTGAACCACTCGATTTCATTGCGGTTATTGAGTACCACCACCCCGTCCGGCAAAGCACTGGTGGCGTGCCGCAATCGCTCCAGCGAGCTGCTGAGTTGACTCTGACTGCGAGAGTGACGCCGCATCTCATGATAGAGGTTAGCAAAGATATCTTCCCAGATACCTTTGCCATTAGGCATGAAGTTTAGGCTAGGTTTTAACGCCCACTGGTATAAGCGATGTGTCCAGTATAAGTGGCCGGCCAGGTAGGCTAAAGCCCCGACAGAAAATAGCAACCATGCAGTGTCTGCACTGCTAAACCAGCCGACCATCAGGCAAAACATTGCCCAAAACAGTAGACTCCAGAACGCTTTCCAACGAATATCTTGCACAAGCTATTCTCAACACACCGATGTCGGCGATTA
This Methylophilus medardicus DNA region includes the following protein-coding sequences:
- the phoR gene encoding phosphate regulon sensor histidine kinase PhoR, whose product is MQDIRWKAFWSLLFWAMFCLMVGWFSSADTAWLLFSVGALAYLAGHLYWTHRLYQWALKPSLNFMPNGKGIWEDIFANLYHEMRRHSRSQSQLSSSLERLRHATSALPDGVVVLNNRNEIEWFNEPAIQRLGLKRHHDESQPIYYLVRQAEFVQYLQAEDYSEPLKLKSWRSPDITLELQIIPFASKQRLLICRDVSAIEKTEVMRRDFIANVSHELRTPLTVIGGFLETIGDMQGEISPDIQPYFDMMQSQTTRMRRIIEDLLTLSRLENNVTLKDEADIAMPAILNLLLKDAQALSQGQHTVRLHLETEVNIRGSYNELLSALSNLTSNAVRYTPAKGCIDIYWQLRGEEAVFTVQDTGIGIESHHLPRLTERFYRVDSGRSRDTGGTGLGLSIVKHILHHHQASLQIESEPGQGSRFIIVFPAQRVLPA